A genomic window from Serratia liquefaciens includes:
- the rng gene encoding ribonuclease G has translation MTAELLVNITPSETRVAYIDGGILQEIHIERESKRGIVGNIYKGRVSRVLPGMQAAFVDIGLDKAAFLHASDIMPHTECVAGDEQKNFHVRDIAELVRQGQDLMVQVVKDPLGTKGARLTTDITLPSRYLVFMPGAAHVGVSQRIESEAERDRLKKAVAGYCDELGGFIIRTAAEGIGEEELAQDAAFLKRLWTKVMERKKRNQTKYKLYGELALAQRILRDFAGAALDRIRVDSRLTHDLLVEFTGEYIPDITAKLELYTGSQPIFDLYDVENEIQRALERKVELKSGGYLIIDQTEAMTTVDINTGAFVGHRNLDETIFNTNIEATQAIARQLRLRNLGGIIIIDFIDMNNEEHRRRVLHSLELALSKDRVKTTINGFSQLGLVEMTRKRTRESIEHVLCNDCPTCHGRGTLKTVETVCYEILREIVRVHHAYDSDRFLVYASAAVGEALKSEESHALAEVEIFVGKQVKVQIEPLYSQEQFDVVMM, from the coding sequence ATGACAGCTGAGCTACTGGTTAATATCACACCGTCTGAAACGCGGGTTGCCTATATTGATGGCGGCATCCTGCAAGAGATCCATATCGAGCGCGAATCCAAGCGCGGCATCGTCGGCAATATTTATAAAGGGCGCGTAAGCCGCGTGTTGCCGGGCATGCAGGCGGCATTCGTCGATATCGGTCTGGATAAAGCGGCCTTCCTGCACGCTTCCGATATCATGCCGCACACGGAATGCGTCGCCGGCGATGAGCAGAAAAATTTCCACGTGCGTGACATTGCCGAACTGGTGCGCCAGGGGCAGGATCTGATGGTGCAGGTGGTGAAAGATCCGCTCGGTACCAAGGGCGCACGCCTGACCACCGACATCACTTTGCCTTCGCGTTACCTGGTGTTTATGCCGGGGGCGGCGCACGTTGGCGTTTCCCAGCGTATAGAAAGTGAAGCCGAGCGCGATCGCCTGAAAAAAGCGGTGGCCGGTTACTGTGATGAGCTGGGCGGTTTTATCATCCGCACCGCGGCGGAAGGCATTGGCGAAGAAGAGCTGGCGCAGGACGCCGCCTTCCTCAAACGCCTGTGGACCAAGGTAATGGAGCGTAAAAAACGCAACCAGACCAAATACAAACTGTACGGTGAGCTGGCACTGGCGCAACGCATTCTGCGTGATTTCGCCGGCGCGGCGCTGGACCGGATCCGCGTCGATTCCCGCCTGACCCACGACCTGCTGGTGGAATTTACCGGTGAGTACATCCCGGATATTACCGCCAAGCTGGAGCTGTACACCGGCAGCCAGCCGATCTTCGATCTGTACGACGTCGAAAACGAGATACAGCGTGCGCTGGAGCGCAAGGTAGAGCTGAAGTCCGGCGGTTACCTGATCATCGATCAGACCGAGGCGATGACCACCGTGGATATCAATACCGGTGCCTTTGTCGGTCATCGCAACCTCGACGAAACCATCTTCAACACCAATATCGAAGCGACCCAGGCCATTGCCCGCCAGCTACGGCTGCGCAACTTGGGCGGCATTATCATCATTGACTTCATTGACATGAACAATGAGGAGCATCGTCGTCGGGTGCTGCATTCGCTGGAGTTGGCGCTGAGTAAAGATCGAGTAAAAACCACGATCAACGGCTTCTCTCAGCTAGGCTTAGTGGAAATGACGCGTAAACGTACACGGGAAAGCATTGAACATGTGCTGTGTAACGATTGTCCTACCTGTCATGGACGCGGCACGCTGAAAACAGTGGAAACCGTGTGCTACGAAATTTTGCGTGAAATTGTGCGCGTACACCATGCTTATGATTCAGATCGTTTCCTGGTTTACGCTTCTGCGGCGGTGGGCGAGGCGCTGAAAAGCGAAGAGTCCCATGCGCTGGCCGAAGTGGAAATCTTTGTGGGCAAGCAGGTGAAGGTACAAATCGAACCTTTATACAGCCAGGAACAATTTGACGTTGTCATGATGTAG